A genomic window from Flavobacterium phycosphaerae includes:
- a CDS encoding twin-arginine translocation pathway signal protein has protein sequence MFYKNNWQEGVVPKTGNTPDDDAEFNLFFKKMDYYRVAKDATGKFWFNIPLSLSSQEEEVKKLDNITMKQWLVSHNFKSKPLYDYLDYCCRDDFGLGIEYVSAWAGIHYFAGRKQDATADKRDSVITWPEGNARLAHHLEPFTKGKTLKNHLVFEITTTSDKVIAKAFDAATKTTIEIIANKVIMATPQFVNQYIIKNRKEIAAQFHYTPWLLATLVVTDLTDNFSFPLCWDNVIYGSKGLGYVYDQHQSLQQIQDKKVITYYYSFSSSDLGKTRRSIYKKNKEYWKQLVFEDLKIAHPTIEEATETIDIHLLGHGMISPVPGFIFGEAKQNAAESLENKIFFAHSDLSGISIFEEAFHQGINVVNDMLK, from the coding sequence TTGTTTTATAAAAATAATTGGCAAGAAGGCGTAGTGCCCAAAACAGGAAATACACCGGATGACGATGCTGAGTTTAACTTGTTTTTCAAGAAGATGGATTATTACAGAGTAGCAAAAGACGCCACGGGGAAATTCTGGTTTAACATCCCGCTAAGCCTTTCTTCTCAGGAGGAAGAAGTCAAAAAACTCGACAATATAACGATGAAACAATGGTTGGTGAGTCATAATTTTAAATCAAAACCGCTTTATGATTATTTGGATTATTGTTGTCGGGATGATTTTGGTTTAGGCATTGAGTATGTTTCTGCTTGGGCAGGTATTCATTATTTTGCCGGAAGAAAACAAGATGCTACGGCAGACAAGAGAGATAGTGTAATAACTTGGCCCGAAGGAAATGCACGTCTGGCTCATCATTTGGAACCTTTTACAAAAGGGAAAACACTGAAAAATCATTTGGTTTTTGAAATTACCACCACCTCAGACAAGGTAATAGCCAAAGCTTTTGATGCTGCTACTAAAACGACAATTGAAATTATAGCCAACAAAGTCATTATGGCCACTCCACAATTTGTCAATCAATATATCATCAAAAACAGAAAAGAGATAGCCGCTCAATTTCATTACACCCCCTGGCTTTTAGCAACTTTGGTGGTTACTGATTTGACCGATAATTTCAGTTTTCCACTGTGTTGGGATAATGTTATTTATGGTTCTAAAGGATTGGGTTATGTATATGACCAACACCAATCACTGCAACAAATTCAAGATAAAAAGGTAATTACTTATTATTATAGTTTTTCGTCATCCGATTTAGGAAAAACAAGAAGAAGTATCTATAAAAAGAATAAAGAGTATTGGAAACAATTGGTTTTTGAAGATTTAAAAATAGCGCATCCAACTATTGAAGAAGCCACAGAAACTATTGATATCCATCTTTTAGGTCACGGAATGATAAGTCCTGTGCCCGGTTTTATTTTTGGAGAAGCCAAACAAAATGCAGCTGAAAGTCTTGAAAATAAAATCTTTTTTGCCCATAGCGACTTGTCAGGAATTTCTATTTTTGAAGAAGCTTTTCATCAAGGAATTAATGTGGTAAACGATATGTTGAAATGA
- a CDS encoding polyamine aminopropyltransferase: MGKKLLKFEFLLLFAVFTIATCGLVYELVAGTLASYLLGDSVKQFSFIIGVYLFSMGVGSYFSKFITKNLLNTFVEIEILVGLIGGLSSVVLFLLFESVYSFQLILYFLVFITGCLVGLEIPLLMNILKDRIEFRDLVSNVFTFDYIGALLASILFPLILVPKLGIMGTSLFFGMINISIAIALCFILKKELKKSFVLRFKAIFSFLLLLIVFLFSDTILSYSEGKMYGENIIYTNSTQYQRIVLTHNKSDYRLYLNNNLQFSSSDEYRYHEALIHPAMSIAKKIDNILVLGGGDGLAVREILKYKAVKKITLVDLDEGMTKMFKTNAVLTGFNQNSLNNPKVTVYNKDAYIWAKAAKEKYDVVIIDFPDPSNYSLGKLYSLNFYATVQKVLTKDAVVVIQTTSPYFAPKSFWCINKTVMQVFPQVDAYHAYVPSFGEWGYTIAINGFGTNFNQVNRQVPGLRFYNYQFDKFNYFSQDMISKDIEINRLDNQILVRYFDEEWGKLQ, translated from the coding sequence ATGGGTAAAAAACTTTTAAAATTCGAGTTTTTACTGCTTTTTGCCGTTTTCACTATCGCTACCTGCGGCTTAGTTTACGAGTTGGTAGCGGGTACTTTGGCGAGTTATTTATTGGGCGATTCGGTTAAGCAGTTTTCATTTATCATCGGGGTGTATCTCTTTTCGATGGGTGTTGGCTCGTATTTTTCAAAGTTCATTACTAAAAACCTACTCAATACTTTTGTTGAAATCGAGATTCTGGTCGGACTCATTGGCGGCTTGAGTTCGGTGGTGCTTTTCTTGTTGTTTGAAAGCGTTTATTCGTTTCAGTTGATACTCTATTTTTTGGTTTTCATCACAGGCTGCCTGGTTGGTCTAGAAATCCCGTTACTGATGAACATTCTCAAAGACCGAATCGAATTCAGGGATTTGGTTTCCAATGTGTTTACTTTTGACTATATCGGTGCTTTATTGGCTTCCATACTTTTTCCGCTTATTTTAGTGCCTAAGCTCGGGATTATGGGAACCTCATTATTCTTTGGCATGATTAATATCAGTATTGCCATCGCCTTGTGTTTTATACTTAAAAAAGAACTTAAAAAAAGTTTTGTATTGCGGTTCAAAGCTATTTTTTCTTTTCTGTTATTACTGATAGTGTTCTTGTTTTCGGATACTATTCTGTCTTACTCAGAAGGTAAAATGTATGGCGAAAATATAATTTATACCAATTCAACTCAATACCAACGCATTGTATTAACACACAATAAAAGTGACTACCGTTTGTATTTAAATAATAACCTGCAATTCAGTTCTTCGGATGAATACCGTTATCATGAAGCCCTGATTCATCCGGCCATGTCAATTGCCAAAAAGATTGACAACATACTGGTGCTTGGCGGGGGTGATGGTTTGGCTGTTAGAGAAATATTGAAGTATAAAGCGGTAAAAAAAATCACTTTGGTTGACTTAGATGAAGGCATGACAAAGATGTTCAAAACCAATGCTGTTTTAACCGGTTTCAATCAAAATTCGCTAAACAATCCTAAAGTTACGGTCTATAATAAAGACGCTTATATTTGGGCCAAGGCAGCTAAAGAAAAGTACGATGTAGTTATCATTGATTTTCCCGATCCGTCTAATTATAGTTTGGGCAAATTGTACTCCCTTAATTTTTATGCAACGGTTCAAAAGGTACTAACCAAAGATGCTGTTGTGGTAATTCAAACCACCTCACCTTATTTTGCGCCAAAATCGTTTTGGTGTATTAACAAAACGGTGATGCAGGTTTTTCCTCAGGTAGATGCCTATCATGCTTACGTTCCTTCGTTTGGTGAATGGGGCTACACCATTGCTATTAATGGTTTTGGTACCAATTTCAATCAGGTGAATCGTCAAGTACCCGGTTTGCGCTTTTACAATTATCAGTTTGATAAATTCAATTATTTTTCCCAGGACATGATTTCAAAAGACATTGAAATTAATCGATTGGACAATCAAATTTTAGTACGCTATTTCGATGAAGAATGGGGAAAATTACAATAA
- a CDS encoding LytR/AlgR family response regulator transcription factor produces MIHAIAIDDEPLALQVIAHFCEQIDFITLDKTFTVQSEALKHLKKFPVDLIFLDIQMPNKNGIDFYKLLENDVMVIFTTAFSEYAVEGFNVNATDYLLKPFSFERFEIAVQKVRNEFQFRNNTSVQTHLMIRADYKLNRIEFEDILLIEGLDDYIQIHLKNKTKIVARLSMKNILGKLPETKFIRVHRSFIIPINKVKTVQNKVIQVDEFSVPIGETYKEEILKILQ; encoded by the coding sequence ATGATTCATGCTATTGCTATAGATGATGAGCCTTTGGCTTTACAAGTTATTGCTCATTTTTGTGAGCAAATCGATTTTATCACGCTCGACAAAACCTTTACTGTGCAAAGTGAAGCCTTGAAGCATTTGAAAAAATTTCCGGTAGATTTGATTTTTCTTGACATTCAAATGCCCAACAAAAATGGTATTGATTTTTATAAATTACTTGAGAATGATGTGATGGTAATCTTTACTACCGCCTTTAGCGAATATGCCGTAGAAGGTTTTAATGTCAATGCCACCGATTATTTACTAAAACCTTTTTCGTTTGAACGATTTGAAATAGCAGTACAAAAAGTGCGGAACGAATTTCAATTCCGAAACAACACTTCGGTACAAACCCATTTGATGATTCGGGCCGATTATAAACTGAACCGCATCGAGTTTGAAGATATTTTGCTCATTGAAGGGTTGGATGATTATATTCAGATTCATTTAAAAAACAAAACCAAAATCGTAGCCCGGCTTTCGATGAAAAATATTTTAGGGAAACTACCCGAGACCAAATTCATAAGGGTACATCGTTCGTTTATCATTCCTATAAACAAAGTTAAAACCGTTCAAAACAAAGTCATTCAGGTGGATGAATTTTCGGTACCTATTGGAGAAACCTATAAAGAAGAAATTCTGAAAATCTTGCAATAA
- a CDS encoding DUF350 domain-containing protein → MDTLSMTPILNSVIFSILGIIILLLTYFLIEKITPENTWKEIVQKNNLAVAVVFAAFIIGISMIISAAIHG, encoded by the coding sequence ATGGATACACTATCAATGACACCAATTCTGAATTCGGTTATTTTTTCAATTCTGGGGATTATTATCCTTTTGTTGACGTATTTTTTAATCGAAAAAATCACACCCGAGAACACTTGGAAGGAAATTGTACAAAAGAACAATCTGGCTGTAGCCGTTGTTTTTGCAGCATTTATTATCGGGATTTCCATGATTATTAGTGCTGCCATTCATGGGTAA
- a CDS encoding T9SS type A sorting domain-containing protein — protein sequence MERKDFLKNSIGFLGLAVAAPSMLKAKEANSENALACSVTNSETAGPFPTITPASLIRTNMIGDRTGIPFTINININNINANCAALQGAIVDIWHCDKDGYYSQYGGTAMQTVNYTTNTFLRGRQTTDANGLVSFTSIFPGWYTSRATHIHVHIYNASGTSLLITQIAFPEGATSAVVQANNATAYGYTKGMTGYTYNSSDNVFSDGVTNELSSVTGSVADGFVLNHTIYVAGPTLGINENSQQAFGLGQNYPNPMKSSTTIPLSLNTDSKVTVQLFDLTGRLIATPIDKNFSYGANSLVLDRNGLSSGHYIYKVKVVNEKGTFEQSKKFLVE from the coding sequence ATGGAAAGAAAAGACTTTTTAAAAAACAGTATCGGATTTCTTGGATTGGCAGTGGCTGCTCCAAGTATGCTAAAAGCCAAAGAGGCAAATTCTGAAAACGCTTTAGCTTGTTCGGTTACTAACAGTGAAACCGCAGGACCCTTTCCTACCATCACTCCGGCTTCTTTAATAAGAACCAATATGATCGGCGACCGAACCGGAATTCCTTTTACCATTAATATCAACATCAATAACATTAACGCCAATTGTGCCGCTTTACAAGGAGCCATAGTAGATATTTGGCATTGTGACAAGGATGGTTATTACTCGCAATACGGCGGAACGGCTATGCAAACTGTCAATTATACTACCAATACTTTCCTAAGAGGAAGACAAACTACCGATGCTAATGGATTAGTGAGTTTCACCTCTATCTTCCCGGGATGGTATACCAGCCGAGCGACTCATATTCATGTACACATTTATAATGCTTCCGGAACTTCTTTGTTGATTACCCAAATTGCATTCCCGGAAGGAGCAACCAGTGCGGTAGTTCAAGCCAATAATGCCACAGCTTATGGCTATACCAAAGGGATGACCGGCTATACTTATAACTCGTCTGACAATGTGTTTTCAGATGGTGTTACCAATGAACTATCATCCGTAACCGGTAGTGTAGCGGATGGCTTTGTTTTAAATCATACTATATATGTGGCCGGACCAACATTGGGTATAAATGAAAATAGTCAACAAGCATTTGGGTTAGGTCAAAATTATCCAAACCCAATGAAAAGCAGCACCACAATTCCGCTGTCTTTAAATACGGATTCAAAAGTTACCGTTCAACTATTTGATCTGACGGGAAGATTAATTGCCACTCCCATTGACAAAAACTTTTCTTATGGCGCTAATTCACTAGTATTAGACCGAAACGGTTTGAGTAGTGGTCATTATATTTACAAGGTAAAAGTGGTTAATGAAAAAGGTACTTTTGAACAAAGTAAAAAGTTTTTAGTAGAATAA
- a CDS encoding S-adenosylmethionine decarboxylase family protein encodes MTTAINPLGLHKLLTLKVDDLVLLTHQELFRKFTDNLLLQYDLEQVGFSSFEFENNSYTAAYCLKESHICIHTWPESNQLTLDVYLCNYSQDNSGKVKAIAKEYIAFFKAEIINEFEINR; translated from the coding sequence ATGACTACAGCTATCAATCCTTTAGGATTACACAAATTATTGACTTTAAAAGTTGATGATTTAGTGCTTTTAACCCACCAAGAACTATTTCGGAAATTTACGGACAATTTGCTCTTGCAATATGACTTGGAGCAGGTTGGGTTTTCCTCTTTTGAATTTGAAAACAATAGTTATACTGCTGCTTACTGTCTGAAAGAATCTCACATTTGTATTCATACCTGGCCCGAAAGTAACCAACTTACTTTAGATGTCTATTTGTGTAATTATTCACAAGATAATTCCGGAAAGGTTAAAGCCATTGCCAAGGAGTACATTGCTTTTTTTAAAGCCGAAATTATAAATGAGTTCGAAATTAATCGATAA
- a CDS encoding pirin family protein — protein MLSQSPAQIYKAQSRGHEEDETYRCLSTLNFGAYFEESRRPFGAITVFNDETLAPKKVKTFSVDYASEVLLIPLVGTIDFDNKNYINTEEMLLFSAEKDTVFQLQNPFETELINYLQIRLQSSKVIKNDVVKKHFSFSIRNELFIIHENETTKVSIGIFDSRSEGLYHLDKNTKGAFVFVIHGAFEFQNRLLESRDSLTLWEIAEIEYESLTENAILLLLETALQE, from the coding sequence ATGTTATCTCAAAGTCCGGCACAAATATACAAAGCGCAATCCAGAGGACACGAAGAGGATGAAACCTATCGCTGTTTATCCACTTTAAATTTTGGCGCTTATTTTGAAGAAAGCCGAAGACCATTCGGAGCGATAACCGTATTTAATGATGAAACATTAGCACCCAAAAAAGTAAAAACATTTTCAGTAGACTATGCCTCGGAAGTACTCCTTATTCCGTTGGTAGGAACAATTGATTTTGACAACAAAAACTATATCAATACGGAAGAAATGCTACTCTTTTCTGCAGAAAAAGACACTGTGTTTCAACTCCAAAACCCGTTTGAAACCGAATTGATTAATTACCTTCAAATCCGGTTACAATCTTCCAAAGTAATTAAAAATGACGTTGTCAAAAAACACTTCTCTTTTTCAATTCGGAATGAACTATTTATAATTCATGAAAATGAAACTACCAAGGTTTCTATTGGAATTTTTGACTCCCGAAGTGAAGGTTTGTATCATTTAGACAAAAATACAAAAGGGGCTTTTGTGTTTGTTATTCACGGGGCTTTCGAATTTCAAAACCGGTTGTTAGAATCGCGCGACAGTTTAACATTATGGGAAATTGCGGAAATTGAATATGAATCCTTAACTGAAAATGCTATTTTATTACTATTGGAAACCGCCTTACAAGAGTAA
- a CDS encoding NifU family protein, which translates to MTNEELTLNIERALDEIRPFLNSDGGDISLVAIEDAKHVKVRLQGACTSCSLSISTMKAGVETTIKKYAPQIETVENIA; encoded by the coding sequence ATGACAAACGAAGAATTGACTTTAAATATCGAAAGAGCCTTAGACGAAATCAGACCCTTTCTGAATTCAGACGGCGGTGATATCAGTTTGGTTGCCATTGAAGATGCAAAGCATGTCAAAGTACGCCTTCAGGGAGCTTGTACATCGTGCAGTTTGAGTATCAGTACCATGAAAGCCGGAGTGGAGACTACTATTAAAAAGTATGCACCACAAATAGAAACTGTAGAGAACATCGCTTAG
- a CDS encoding NAD(P)-binding protein — protein sequence MATTVLISVGALLHSCKEKTIALLIRLSGTNHILGHRLRVQNFPKPTQQIHIPYLIVGGGITGLSAARQLVRKGVSDFLMVELENHLGGNSSHGENQYSKYPLGAHYLPLPNFEDKELLYFLEETKIILGYDNKGFPVFDEEQLTIARMNDCFIKIIGKKA from the coding sequence TTGGCAACCACTGTGCTGATTTCTGTTGGTGCTTTGTTGCATTCCTGCAAAGAAAAAACGATTGCCTTACTGATACGCCTATCGGGAACAAATCATATTTTGGGACATCGATTGCGTGTTCAAAATTTTCCGAAACCAACCCAGCAAATTCATATTCCTTACTTAATTGTGGGCGGAGGGATAACCGGCCTAAGTGCAGCACGTCAATTGGTCAGAAAAGGTGTTTCTGATTTTTTAATGGTAGAATTGGAAAATCATTTAGGAGGTAATTCATCCCATGGAGAAAACCAATATTCCAAGTATCCGTTAGGAGCTCATTATTTACCGTTGCCCAATTTTGAGGATAAGGAACTATTGTACTTTTTAGAAGAAACCAAAATAATTTTAGGGTATGATAACAAAGGGTTTCCTGTTTTTGATGAAGAACAACTAACGATAGCCCGGATGAACGATTGTTTTATAAAAATAATTGGCAAGAAGGCGTAG
- a CDS encoding T9SS type A sorting domain-containing protein gives MKTNSILKAFTLLLMSLVATTGQAQNDTGRKVFGKSIQSINPHNGLIKCISTEYEQSLQEKNPSRATTEAFEQWIAPKVAAIKNNMLTQKSVNTVISIPVVVHVIHNGDALGSNENISDARVISQITVLNQDFRRMLNTNGYNENPVGADMEVEFVLAKRKPDGTATTGIDRVNLNVASWATESSVETNLKPNTSWDPTQYFNIWVCAFSTSSSAELNGVLGYAQFPDSSGLGGLDAVGGAANTDGVIIDYRCFGSKAIANTGTYFTDYDQGRTATHEIGHCFGLRHIWGDTSSCTVNATDSYKDYCPDTPAAANENYDCNATYDSCSAAAGNDMTENYMDYTNDICMNTFTLNQKGRVLAVIQNSPRRNTLPTSPALQAPLLAQRFDLFDNVKLYPNPANDFVTINISEGLELPDSFDIYNAMGQLVNHTKVGSSTDLTANTSGLSKGVYFIKINKETATKTLPFIKK, from the coding sequence ATGAAAACAAATTCTATTTTAAAAGCCTTTACCTTGCTTTTGATGTCTTTGGTGGCGACTACTGGTCAGGCCCAAAATGACACAGGGCGAAAAGTATTCGGAAAATCGATTCAAAGTATTAATCCGCATAATGGATTAATTAAATGTATTTCAACCGAATACGAACAATCTTTACAAGAGAAAAACCCCTCAAGAGCTACTACTGAAGCATTTGAACAATGGATTGCACCCAAAGTAGCCGCTATAAAAAACAACATGCTAACCCAAAAAAGCGTGAATACGGTTATATCCATTCCGGTGGTAGTACACGTGATTCACAATGGCGATGCACTTGGCAGCAATGAAAATATTTCAGATGCTCGAGTGATTTCTCAAATTACAGTTTTAAACCAAGATTTCAGAAGAATGCTGAATACTAATGGTTACAATGAGAATCCGGTTGGTGCAGATATGGAAGTTGAATTTGTATTGGCCAAAAGAAAACCGGATGGAACGGCCACCACCGGAATTGATCGCGTTAATCTTAATGTTGCCAGTTGGGCTACCGAAAGTAGCGTAGAAACCAACTTGAAACCGAATACCAGCTGGGATCCAACACAATACTTTAATATTTGGGTTTGTGCCTTTAGTACCAGCTCCAGTGCCGAATTGAATGGGGTTTTGGGCTATGCGCAATTTCCGGACAGCTCAGGACTAGGTGGATTAGATGCTGTGGGCGGAGCTGCTAACACGGATGGCGTAATCATTGATTACCGTTGCTTTGGGTCAAAAGCTATTGCTAATACCGGTACCTATTTTACCGATTATGATCAGGGAAGAACAGCCACACACGAAATTGGTCACTGCTTCGGATTGCGTCATATTTGGGGAGACACTTCATCTTGCACTGTAAATGCCACGGACAGTTATAAGGATTATTGTCCGGATACTCCGGCAGCCGCCAATGAAAATTATGATTGTAATGCCACTTATGACTCCTGCTCAGCTGCAGCCGGAAACGATATGACCGAAAATTATATGGATTACACCAATGACATCTGTATGAACACGTTCACGCTAAATCAAAAAGGAAGGGTTTTAGCCGTTATTCAAAACTCACCGAGAAGAAATACACTGCCAACATCTCCAGCGCTTCAGGCTCCTTTGTTAGCGCAGCGATTTGATTTGTTTGACAATGTTAAACTATACCCTAACCCGGCCAACGATTTTGTAACGATTAATATTTCAGAAGGATTAGAGTTACCGGATTCTTTTGACATCTACAATGCTATGGGGCAGTTGGTAAACCATACTAAAGTAGGAAGTTCAACTGATTTAACAGCAAACACTTCCGGTTTATCCAAAGGCGTTTACTTTATAAAAATAAATAAAGAAACTGCGACGAAGACGTTGCCGTTCATCAAAAAATAG
- a CDS encoding NAD(P)/FAD-dependent oxidoreductase, with protein sequence MIETDILIIGAGPTGLFAVFEAGLLKLKCHLIDALPQIGGQLAELYPKKPIYDIPGYPEVLAGDLVTNLMEQIKQFQPGFTLGETAETIEKLEDGTFIVTTNEGTKHHAKAIAIAGGLGTFEPRKPILKDLEFYEKEDRGVDYFIKDPEKYRGKNVVISGGGDSALDWSVFLTDVAASVTLVHRRNEFRGALDSVEKVQELKSLGKIKLITPGEVVGFKGSERIESVDIEVNGARMNVVTDYFIPLFGLTPKLGAIANWGLEIEKNAIKVNNALDYQTNIDGIYAIGDVNIYPGKLKLILCGFHEATLMCQSVYNRINPGKKYVLKYTTVSGIDGFDGTRKEAEKAVVKSID encoded by the coding sequence ATGATTGAAACAGATATACTGATAATAGGTGCCGGACCTACAGGGCTTTTTGCCGTTTTCGAAGCCGGATTATTAAAGTTAAAATGCCACCTTATTGATGCTTTGCCACAAATTGGCGGACAATTGGCAGAGTTGTATCCTAAGAAACCTATTTACGATATACCGGGCTATCCCGAAGTATTGGCCGGTGATTTGGTAACCAACTTAATGGAGCAAATCAAACAATTCCAACCCGGATTTACCTTAGGAGAAACCGCTGAAACCATTGAAAAGTTGGAAGACGGTACTTTTATAGTAACGACCAATGAAGGTACAAAACACCATGCTAAGGCCATTGCCATTGCAGGAGGATTAGGCACGTTTGAACCCAGAAAACCTATACTAAAAGACTTAGAGTTTTACGAAAAAGAAGACCGAGGCGTTGACTATTTTATCAAAGACCCTGAAAAGTACCGAGGTAAAAATGTAGTGATATCAGGCGGGGGAGACTCAGCCTTAGACTGGAGCGTATTCCTGACAGATGTAGCCGCTTCAGTAACGTTGGTACACCGACGTAATGAATTCCGTGGCGCTTTAGACTCTGTTGAAAAAGTACAGGAACTAAAATCCTTAGGGAAAATAAAACTAATCACACCGGGAGAAGTTGTAGGCTTCAAAGGGTCAGAACGAATCGAATCGGTAGACATTGAAGTTAACGGTGCTCGCATGAATGTGGTGACGGATTACTTCATTCCGCTTTTCGGACTGACGCCAAAACTGGGAGCTATCGCCAATTGGGGACTAGAAATAGAAAAGAATGCTATCAAAGTGAATAACGCGCTAGATTATCAAACTAATATTGACGGGATTTATGCCATAGGTGACGTGAATATTTATCCTGGTAAATTGAAATTAATTCTGTGCGGTTTCCACGAAGCTACTTTAATGTGTCAGAGTGTCTATAACCGAATCAACCCGGGTAAAAAGTATGTGTTAAAGTACACCACGGTTTCCGGTATTGATGGTTTTGACGGCACGCGCAAAGAAGCCGAGAAAGCTGTTGTAAAATCAATCGACTAA
- a CDS encoding 2Fe-2S iron-sulfur cluster-binding family protein yields the protein MAQDITITITDREGVTHEVQAPTDMNMSIMELVRAYELAPEGTIGICGGMAMCASCQCYVLNEVPLPEKGPDEEAMLWEAFNVKENSRLGCQIHITEAIDGLAIELAPEA from the coding sequence ATGGCACAGGATATTACAATAACGATTACCGACCGAGAAGGAGTTACGCACGAAGTACAAGCACCAACGGATATGAACATGAGCATCATGGAACTGGTTCGGGCTTATGAACTGGCTCCCGAAGGAACTATAGGCATTTGTGGCGGCATGGCCATGTGCGCGTCTTGCCAATGCTATGTTTTAAATGAGGTACCACTTCCTGAAAAAGGTCCCGATGAGGAAGCCATGCTTTGGGAAGCTTTTAATGTAAAAGAGAACAGCCGCTTGGGTTGTCAAATCCATATCACCGAAGCCATAGATGGCTTAGCCATTGAACTGGCCCCGGAAGCATAA
- a CDS encoding DUF4178 domain-containing protein, whose amino-acid sequence MSFSCFNCDTVTDFEVAFEVKTFTCPSCQTVYLQNEGQFKFANRYQEAFRSTILALGSKATLKGKEYTLSGIIQKKAYGSFYWREYILHNEALEFLFLSEADGHWILLEEIEEEFEVDHHPMTVTYNGTYFDIYDYTTTEIVSASGYFDFDVTQKKIFTTEFINPPFMISVEKVDGVQTAFYGEHITKREIKKAFKVTNLPYKNGVGLVQPFIFNLKYLALTFCAVAMLILLSDWALNSERVEKEVLDVTIPFDSYNNKDFISPAFELKGSSAPMNITVSSNVDNSWANLQIALVNEKTGEETYANKDVEYYHGYTDGENWTEGSTSEDFNLCGVSQGKYHLVLTPMKAPEDVTNTDIYVKASWNKPSSRNVWMTIIFMGAFMALMYFINKYFETSRWEDSNYSPYNE is encoded by the coding sequence ATGAGTTTTTCTTGTTTTAATTGTGATACGGTTACCGATTTTGAAGTCGCTTTTGAAGTAAAAACATTCACTTGTCCTTCTTGTCAAACGGTTTACCTGCAAAATGAAGGACAGTTTAAGTTTGCGAATCGATATCAAGAAGCATTTCGTTCCACTATCCTTGCGTTGGGTAGTAAGGCTACTCTAAAAGGAAAAGAATACACTTTGAGCGGCATCATTCAGAAAAAGGCTTATGGTAGTTTTTATTGGAGGGAATATATTTTGCACAATGAGGCGCTGGAGTTTTTGTTTTTGTCGGAAGCGGATGGGCATTGGATACTTTTAGAAGAAATAGAGGAGGAGTTTGAAGTTGACCATCATCCAATGACCGTTACTTACAACGGGACATATTTTGATATTTATGATTATACTACCACAGAGATTGTCTCTGCTTCGGGTTATTTTGATTTCGATGTAACCCAAAAAAAGATATTTACAACCGAGTTTATTAATCCTCCTTTTATGATTTCTGTTGAAAAAGTAGACGGAGTGCAAACCGCTTTTTATGGGGAACACATAACCAAGAGGGAGATCAAGAAGGCTTTTAAGGTAACTAATTTGCCCTATAAAAATGGGGTTGGACTGGTACAGCCGTTTATTTTTAATTTAAAATACCTGGCACTGACATTTTGTGCCGTAGCCATGTTGATTTTGCTTTCCGATTGGGCATTAAATAGTGAAAGAGTGGAAAAGGAAGTGCTCGATGTTACGATTCCTTTTGATAGTTACAACAACAAAGATTTTATTTCGCCGGCATTTGAATTGAAAGGGAGTTCTGCCCCAATGAACATTACGGTCTCCTCTAATGTTGATAATTCTTGGGCCAATCTTCAAATAGCATTAGTAAACGAAAAAACCGGGGAAGAGACTTATGCGAATAAAGATGTAGAGTATTACCACGGCTATACCGATGGCGAAAACTGGACGGAAGGATCAACCTCCGAAGACTTTAACCTGTGTGGAGTAAGCCAAGGAAAGTATCATTTGGTATTGACCCCAATGAAAGCCCCCGAAGATGTGACCAATACTGATATTTATGTTAAAGCGTCGTGGAATAAACCTTCCTCCAGAAATGTTTGGATGACCATTATTTTCATGGGTGCTTTTATGGCTTTGATGTATTTTATAAATAAATATTTTGAAACCAGTCGTTGGGAAGACAGTAATTATTCACCGTATAACGAATAA